The following are encoded in a window of Acidobacteriota bacterium genomic DNA:
- a CDS encoding type II toxin-antitoxin system RelE/ParE family toxin — MGRQLDRVQRGLDPNDWKPTPSVGPGVREIRVRDDTKIYRSIYVTNLDDAVYVLHVFTKRTRRTPTRDIRLARSRLRALRSR, encoded by the coding sequence ATGGGCCGGCAACTCGATCGGGTTCAGCGTGGACTCGATCCGAATGACTGGAAGCCCACGCCCAGTGTCGGCCCCGGCGTCAGGGAGATCAGGGTTCGCGACGACACCAAAATCTACCGGAGCATCTACGTGACGAATCTCGACGATGCCGTCTACGTGCTGCACGTGTTCACGAAGAGGACACGGAGGACGCCGACACGGGACATCCGGCTCGCGAGGTCCCGACTGAGGGCGCTTCGGTCGCGGTAA
- a CDS encoding DUF1501 domain-containing protein, which translates to MTLTNRGKKLCDSSGVSRRQALKIGARGIGLGLLGSGLGPLPPLFGATSEALAATEGKILVVFEWFGGYDGLSTFVPYGDDELYRRRPTIGVREQDVLKADEHFGFQKSMVGMQRLWEEGNCAVIHGCGYEQPSFSHFASSSFWHTGAPNSGEAYGWYGRTADALDPTGSPNFLVNIASAQSLAVRAHEHVPVVFNDPGAFRRDFFHPQSPYIGRLGNGQAARSEIHKFLLDVNQSAREASALVSQAWENYTSTRGDVRLLDLDKVVALIENDFPARLYYVRLRNSLFDTHVNQESPHNRQVQYCCDAVWGFFEEMKRLGKQDEVAVFIHSEFGRRVPENTSLGTDHGTANVSFVLGGGVEGGQYGKPVSLTDLVLGDNLQYTTDFRRVYATLIEEYLGYRKSENVLGGKFDTLGMFA; encoded by the coding sequence ATGACCCTGACCAACCGCGGCAAGAAGCTGTGCGATTCCAGTGGCGTGTCCCGCCGCCAGGCGCTGAAGATCGGCGCCCGCGGCATCGGCCTCGGCCTGCTCGGCAGCGGGCTCGGCCCCCTGCCGCCGCTGTTCGGCGCGACCTCGGAGGCGCTGGCCGCCACCGAGGGCAAGATCCTGGTGGTGTTCGAGTGGTTCGGCGGCTACGACGGCCTGAGCACGTTCGTGCCCTACGGCGACGACGAGCTGTACCGGCGGCGGCCGACCATCGGCGTCCGCGAGCAGGACGTCCTGAAGGCGGACGAGCACTTCGGTTTCCAGAAGTCGATGGTGGGCATGCAGCGGCTGTGGGAAGAGGGCAACTGCGCCGTCATCCACGGCTGCGGCTACGAGCAGCCGTCGTTCTCCCACTTCGCGTCCAGCTCGTTCTGGCACACCGGCGCCCCCAACAGCGGGGAGGCCTACGGCTGGTACGGCCGCACCGCCGACGCCCTGGATCCGACCGGGTCGCCCAACTTCCTGGTGAACATCGCTTCGGCGCAGTCGCTCGCGGTGCGGGCGCACGAGCACGTCCCGGTCGTCTTCAATGATCCGGGCGCATTCCGCCGCGACTTCTTCCACCCGCAGAGCCCGTACATCGGCAGGCTGGGCAACGGGCAGGCGGCGCGCAGCGAGATCCACAAGTTCCTGCTCGACGTCAACCAGAGCGCGCGCGAGGCGTCGGCCCTGGTCAGCCAGGCGTGGGAGAACTACACCAGCACCCGCGGCGACGTGCGCCTGCTCGACCTCGACAAGGTCGTGGCGCTGATCGAGAACGACTTCCCGGCGCGGCTCTACTACGTGCGGCTGCGCAACAGCCTGTTCGACACCCACGTCAACCAGGAGAGCCCGCACAACCGCCAGGTGCAGTATTGCTGCGACGCCGTCTGGGGCTTCTTCGAGGAGATGAAGCGGCTCGGCAAGCAGGACGAGGTGGCCGTCTTCATCCACAGCGAGTTCGGCCGGCGCGTGCCCGAGAACACGAGCCTGGGCACCGACCACGGGACCGCCAACGTCTCGTTCGTGCTCGGCGGCGGGGTCGAGGGCGGCCAGTACGGCAAGCCGGTCAGCCTGACGGATCTCGTGCTGGGCGACAACCTGCAGTACACCACCGACTTCCGGCGGGTGTACGCCACGCTGATCGAGGAGTACCTCGGCTACCGCAAGTCGGAGAACGTGCTCGGCGGCAAGTTCGATACGCTCGGCATGTTCGCGTAG
- a CDS encoding CDP-alcohol phosphatidyltransferase family protein: MRIQAHLLTGLRLALALPLAVAFARPDSLSPFVVALLLAAAIGSDYFDGVVARRQGTASAGGQLFDHATDCLFVTACLAGAALAGSVPPVLPVLVALAFGQYVLDSYWLHRRKQLRMSTIGRWNGIGYFVPLVVLAAARLEMVAALTPLLTAIARIVAYALVASTLVSIVDRATAVRPRR; the protein is encoded by the coding sequence ATGAGAATTCAGGCTCACCTGCTCACCGGCTTGCGGCTCGCCCTGGCGCTGCCGCTCGCCGTCGCGTTCGCGCGCCCGGATTCCCTGAGCCCCTTCGTGGTCGCACTGCTGCTGGCTGCGGCCATCGGCAGCGACTACTTCGACGGCGTCGTGGCTCGCCGGCAGGGCACGGCGTCGGCCGGCGGTCAGCTCTTCGATCACGCCACCGACTGCCTGTTCGTGACCGCCTGCCTGGCCGGAGCGGCGCTGGCGGGCTCGGTCCCGCCGGTGCTGCCTGTTCTGGTCGCGCTGGCGTTCGGTCAGTACGTGCTCGATTCGTACTGGCTCCACCGCCGGAAACAGCTTCGCATGAGCACGATCGGACGCTGGAACGGGATCGGCTACTTCGTGCCGCTGGTCGTACTCGCGGCGGCGCGGCTGGAAATGGTTGCGGCCCTGACGCCGTTGCTGACCGCGATTGCCCGCATCGTCGCCTACGCGCTGGTTGCGTCGACCCTCGTTTCCATCGTCGATCGTGCGACCGCCGTGCGACCTCGACGATAG
- a CDS encoding NAD(P)H-binding protein, whose product MAHGGRPARDPAQDGRLSPVRRQRRLRRRRGRRDHRDPARRRLLGAPGAGESGRLAADRRRHLCHAGDRDPGRRPPAAARGLRREERHAHGRGPLGRHDSGPGRAAQHLGGLLLDAAVNQDAGRGAVAITGANSAVGKALLAQIAGRDTARAVALVRREAALEVLPRSPRIAFRVVTYDQPERLVEALTGAGCVVHLAGILFESRTTSYRTGNVESTRALVAAAQSAGVRHIVLVSSLGADPRSPNGYFRSKGEAERLVIGSGLKATIIRTPLLLGPATAGGRSLLRTAAGRSARVLGGGSHRLRPLDVDDLCRAILGYCRESGAGVRIRAMVGPTILTQRELLQQTARLLGHDLTVRSTPVWLARLAAGIAGLVRTGGLTPAVIEVITSDEANLCVDRAPAAALTPLSDTLARLCETRAP is encoded by the coding sequence CTGGCGCACGGTGGACGACCAGCGCGTGATCCAGCTCAAGACGGGCGGCTTTCCCCCGTTCGTCGTCAACGTCGTCTACGCCGGCGCCGAGGACGGCGTGATCACCGCGACCCGGCCCGACGGCGGCTACTGGGCGCGCCAGGCGCGGGCGAATCCGGACGGCTGGCTGCGGATCGGCGACGCCACCTATGCCATGCGGGCGACCGAGATCCTGGGCGACGACCGCCTGCCGCTGCTCGAGGCCTACGGCGGGAAGAACGGCATGCGCATGGACGCGGGCCCCTCGGGCGGCATGATTCAGGGCCAGGCCGAGCCGCTCAGCACCTGGGAGGTCTTCTTTTGGACGCCGCGGTGAACCAGGACGCCGGCCGCGGCGCCGTGGCGATCACTGGAGCCAACAGTGCGGTCGGCAAGGCGCTGCTCGCGCAGATCGCCGGTCGGGACACGGCGCGTGCGGTGGCCCTGGTGCGCCGGGAGGCGGCGCTGGAAGTCCTGCCCCGCTCGCCGCGCATCGCGTTCCGCGTCGTCACCTACGACCAACCCGAACGCCTCGTCGAGGCGCTGACCGGCGCCGGCTGCGTCGTGCACCTGGCGGGCATTCTCTTCGAGAGCCGGACGACGAGCTACCGGACCGGCAACGTCGAGAGCACGCGGGCGCTGGTCGCCGCGGCGCAGTCGGCGGGGGTGCGGCACATCGTGCTCGTCAGCTCCCTGGGAGCGGATCCGCGTTCCCCGAACGGCTACTTCCGCTCCAAGGGCGAGGCCGAGCGCCTGGTGATCGGCTCCGGGCTCAAGGCCACGATCATCCGCACCCCGCTGCTGCTGGGCCCCGCAACGGCCGGCGGGCGCTCGCTGCTGCGCACCGCGGCGGGCAGGTCCGCCCGCGTCCTGGGGGGCGGATCGCACCGGCTGCGCCCGCTCGACGTCGACGATCTGTGCCGCGCCATCCTGGGCTACTGCCGGGAGTCAGGCGCCGGCGTACGGATCCGCGCCATGGTCGGCCCGACCATCCTCACGCAGCGTGAATTGCTGCAGCAGACCGCACGCCTGCTCGGTCACGACCTGACGGTCCGCTCGACGCCGGTGTGGCTGGCCAGGCTGGCGGCCGGAATCGCCGGTCTGGTCCGCACCGGCGGCCTCACGCCGGCGGTAATCGAGGTCATCACCTCCGACGAGGCGAATCTGTGCGTCGACCGCGCCCCGGCCGCCGCCCTCACCCCGTTGTCCGACACCCTGGCCCGACTGTGCGAGACCCGAGCACCATGA
- a CDS encoding ATP-dependent DNA ligase: MRDLVATSCDVREASRRLDKVGRLAAFLGRLGAEEIEIAVSFLCGSLPQGRIGVGFSALSEVRSVPAASAPVLTLAAVDSAFERVAATRGRGSTAVRVQQLRDLLARATRDEQDFLVRLLQGEIRQGALESVITDAVARAAGLPAARVRRAVMMAGGLGSVARVALAGTDPDLSRFSFRMFHPVQPMLAQSADSVDDALARLGAMALDYKLDGARVQVHKDEAEVRVFTRHLREVTAAVPEVVETVAAMPPRRLILDGEVLALRSDGTPLPFQVTMRRFGRKLDVDALRRTLPLTPFFFDCLLVDGQDLIDEPLSRRADALADLAGGRLLVPRVLSPGVDETAAFVDEARRAGHEGVMAKSLDAGYAAGSRGAAWLKIKQVTTLDLVVLAAEWGSGRRRGWLSNLHLGARDAERNGFVMLGKTFKGLTDELLAWQTRRFLELEIGRDRHTVFVRPELVVEIAFNDVQASPQYPGGVALRFARVKRYRDDKTAVEADTIEMVQGIHRRAMGHGAGRARRA, from the coding sequence CTGCGTGATCTGGTAGCGACCTCTTGCGATGTGCGTGAGGCTAGTCGGCGCCTCGACAAGGTCGGCCGATTGGCCGCCTTCCTTGGACGGCTCGGCGCGGAGGAGATCGAGATCGCCGTCTCCTTCCTGTGCGGCTCCCTGCCGCAGGGGCGCATCGGCGTCGGCTTCTCCGCTCTGAGCGAAGTCCGTTCCGTCCCGGCCGCATCCGCACCCGTGCTGACGCTTGCGGCCGTTGACAGTGCGTTCGAGCGGGTGGCCGCTACCAGGGGCCGCGGCTCGACGGCCGTTCGCGTCCAGCAGCTACGCGACCTGCTGGCGCGGGCGACCCGCGACGAGCAGGACTTCCTGGTGCGGTTGCTCCAGGGGGAGATCCGCCAGGGTGCGCTCGAGAGTGTGATCACCGACGCCGTAGCGCGTGCGGCTGGGCTGCCCGCGGCACGGGTGCGCCGTGCGGTGATGATGGCCGGCGGGCTTGGATCGGTGGCCAGGGTAGCGCTGGCCGGGACCGACCCGGATCTGTCGCGGTTCTCGTTCCGCATGTTCCATCCGGTGCAGCCGATGCTGGCGCAGTCCGCGGACAGCGTGGACGATGCCCTGGCGCGCCTTGGCGCAATGGCGCTCGACTACAAGCTGGACGGCGCCCGCGTTCAAGTACACAAGGACGAGGCAGAGGTAAGGGTGTTCACGCGCCACCTGCGCGAGGTGACCGCGGCGGTTCCCGAGGTGGTTGAGACGGTGGCCGCCATGCCGCCGCGGCGGTTGATCCTCGACGGGGAAGTGCTGGCGCTTCGATCCGATGGGACTCCTCTTCCCTTCCAGGTGACGATGCGCCGCTTCGGCCGCAAGCTCGACGTCGACGCGTTGCGCCGTACGCTGCCGCTGACGCCGTTCTTCTTCGATTGCCTGCTGGTCGACGGGCAGGATTTGATCGACGAGCCCCTCAGCCGGCGCGCGGATGCGCTCGCGGATCTCGCGGGCGGCCGGTTGCTTGTGCCGCGCGTGCTCTCGCCCGGAGTCGACGAGACGGCGGCCTTCGTCGACGAGGCTCGTCGCGCCGGCCATGAGGGAGTCATGGCCAAGTCTCTCGACGCGGGCTACGCCGCCGGCAGCCGGGGTGCGGCGTGGCTGAAGATCAAGCAGGTCACGACGCTCGACCTGGTTGTGCTCGCCGCCGAGTGGGGGAGCGGGCGCCGGCGCGGGTGGCTCAGCAATCTGCACCTGGGCGCGCGCGACGCCGAGCGAAACGGCTTCGTCATGCTCGGCAAGACCTTCAAGGGGCTGACCGACGAGCTCCTGGCCTGGCAGACGCGCCGGTTCCTCGAGCTGGAGATCGGGCGTGACCGCCACACGGTGTTCGTGCGGCCGGAACTGGTGGTCGAGATCGCCTTCAACGACGTGCAGGCCAGCCCGCAATACCCCGGCGGCGTGGCGCTGCGGTTCGCCCGCGTCAAGCGGTACCGCGACGACAAGACGGCCGTCGAGGCCGACACGATAGAGATGGTGCAGGGGATCCACCGGCGGGCGATGGGGCACGGGGCCGGCCGCGCCCGTCGTGCCTGA
- a CDS encoding DUF4143 domain-containing protein — MIHRNLAAELDRAATWAPSITLTGPRQSGKTTLCQAAFPDHPYRSLESPDDRAFAQRDPRAFLAQFPRGAVLDEVQRVPDLLSYLQGIIDADPTPGRWILSGSQNFALLESVTQSLAGRTAMHQLLPLSWDEIRRFAQYPASLEDALFGGGYPHIHNRNLSPSDWLRSYVATYIERDVRTIGSVGDLATFQRFVELCAGRTAQLLNYSSLADDCGISQPTAKAWFSILEASFIAFHLPPFSMRLRKRLIKMPKLYFHDTGLACWLLGIRESEQLRSHPLRGALFETWVVSEVLKHRTHGGRSGGLSFYRDRHGAELDLVVEEPDDLTLIEAKSAATPASSLLAGLERVRPHLQDLRSRCDAAVVYGGDDVQQRTPGRLVPWRLVRSAAPPKVEPLVQVFVDGRPVPDAGVLAVFPDRTWKSAKTDKQGRATMKLLPRHLPLTVFVAKDGFAAHEEPAWIPDERALHVRLQARPGGGAGVFEGVLPGSEVPVVVKRKAVTIDLVEGAHRVLELDAAEGPDPTEPGWARRRRFLVRVAKVLDGAALVEYSPADDQPATNP; from the coding sequence GTGATCCATCGCAACCTCGCCGCGGAGTTGGACCGAGCCGCTACCTGGGCCCCGTCCATCACGCTCACCGGTCCCCGGCAGAGCGGAAAGACGACGCTGTGTCAGGCGGCGTTTCCGGATCATCCCTATCGCTCCCTCGAGTCGCCGGACGACAGGGCCTTCGCGCAGCGGGATCCAAGGGCGTTCCTGGCGCAGTTTCCGCGTGGTGCAGTTCTCGACGAGGTGCAGCGCGTACCGGATCTGCTGTCGTACCTGCAGGGCATCATCGACGCAGACCCGACTCCCGGACGCTGGATACTGAGCGGGTCCCAGAACTTCGCGCTGCTCGAATCGGTCACTCAGTCGCTGGCGGGGAGAACCGCCATGCATCAGCTCCTGCCCTTGTCCTGGGACGAGATCAGGCGCTTTGCCCAGTACCCCGCGAGTCTCGAAGACGCCCTGTTCGGTGGTGGCTACCCGCACATCCACAATCGGAACCTCAGCCCTTCCGACTGGCTGCGCTCCTACGTCGCGACCTACATCGAGCGGGACGTGCGCACGATCGGCAGCGTCGGCGATCTCGCCACATTTCAGCGCTTTGTCGAGCTCTGCGCCGGCCGAACCGCGCAACTTCTGAACTACTCGTCCCTGGCCGACGACTGCGGCATCTCGCAGCCGACCGCCAAGGCCTGGTTCAGCATTCTGGAGGCGAGCTTCATCGCCTTCCACCTGCCACCGTTCAGCATGAGGTTGCGCAAGCGTCTGATAAAGATGCCGAAGCTGTACTTTCACGACACCGGTCTGGCGTGCTGGCTGCTCGGGATTCGCGAGTCCGAGCAACTTCGGTCGCACCCGCTTCGCGGTGCACTGTTCGAGACCTGGGTAGTGTCGGAAGTCCTCAAGCATCGCACGCACGGCGGACGCAGCGGCGGTCTTTCGTTCTACCGGGACCGCCACGGGGCGGAGCTCGATCTCGTCGTCGAGGAACCGGACGACCTGACGCTCATCGAGGCGAAGTCTGCCGCCACGCCCGCGTCGAGCCTGTTGGCGGGTCTGGAGCGCGTGCGCCCCCATCTGCAGGATCTGCGGTCGCGATGCGATGCAGCCGTGGTCTACGGCGGGGACGATGTTCAGCAGCGCACGCCCGGCCGGTTGGTGCCGTGGCGCCTTGTACGCTCGGCTGCCCCTCCGAAGGTAGAGCCGCTCGTTCAGGTCTTCGTGGATGGGCGCCCTGTTCCCGATGCCGGCGTGCTCGCGGTGTTTCCCGACAGGACGTGGAAGTCGGCGAAAACAGACAAGCAGGGCCGGGCAACGATGAAATTGCTCCCACGTCATCTGCCGCTGACCGTGTTCGTTGCCAAGGATGGATTCGCCGCACACGAAGAACCGGCATGGATACCGGACGAACGCGCACTCCATGTTCGCTTGCAGGCGCGTCCGGGCGGCGGTGCCGGTGTCTTCGAAGGCGTGTTGCCCGGGAGTGAAGTCCCGGTGGTGGTCAAGAGGAAGGCGGTGACGATCGACCTTGTCGAAGGGGCGCATCGCGTCCTGGAACTCGACGCGGCGGAGGGACCGGATCCGACGGAGCCGGGCTGGGCGCGCCGTCGGCGGTTTCTGGTTCGGGTCGCCAAGGTCCTCGACGGAGCGGCGCTGGTGGAGTACAGCCCGGCCGACGATCAGCCCGCGACCAACCCGTAG
- a CDS encoding cytidine deaminase yields the protein MSDVRPDWDHLFRRARTVARNAYAPYSGYYVGAAGLVDDGRVVEGCNVENASYGLALCAECSLVCALHSSGGGKLLAVAVVAGRNLDDLQPGKPCGRCRQLLFEAGGGTLLVNEHHTLRDMLPDAFGPDEIR from the coding sequence ATGAGCGACGTCCGGCCGGACTGGGACCATCTGTTTCGGCGCGCCCGGACGGTGGCCCGCAATGCCTACGCCCCCTACTCGGGCTACTACGTGGGGGCCGCCGGGCTCGTCGACGACGGCCGCGTCGTCGAGGGCTGCAACGTCGAGAACGCCTCCTACGGGCTTGCGCTCTGCGCCGAGTGCTCGCTCGTCTGTGCACTGCACTCCAGTGGCGGGGGCAAGCTTCTCGCCGTGGCTGTCGTGGCCGGAAGAAACCTCGACGATCTGCAGCCGGGCAAGCCGTGCGGGCGGTGTCGACAACTGTTGTTCGAAGCGGGTGGAGGAACCCTGCTCGTCAACGAACATCACACGCTGCGCGACATGCTTCCCGACGCGTTCGGACCGGACGAGATTCGTTGA
- a CDS encoding serine/threonine-protein phosphatase — translation MAETQTLTAEIVEIAYGTILFSTGLALVVLGVAFRSARSYEVPAFGAAILLHGIRALGDIEAVRLASGLPDAVFDYSGPICLYFVSAAAYIFLEQYWGSGLWNSFRRIWQFHLVFAVVATAVDLYTAAPGHSMEPYGVLVVVYRVVLVVNLVTGSLKTRPEDVYVLYGFGIVVLCTIHDVLVTAGVLEWTARARPLGVLAFMAGLGYSILLRARANQRQLGTLSTQLRTARQIQQSLLPPESVHPSTCRHAVRYIPMEAVGGDFYDFVPIDEHRFAVLVADVTGHGIPAALIASMLKTAAAAQSRIADDPAEVVHEINQRLHDQLDAHLVTVVYAVVDTQAGRIAIANAGHPPPLLRRRGAFTVREIGIADAAIGLLADERYGATRMALEPGDRLLFYTDGVTEAASPSGRHFSVEQVKSTLRERPDVDLESWADYLLEKVRRWTGRPTLTLDDDLTLVAIDIP, via the coding sequence GTGGCAGAGACGCAGACCCTGACGGCGGAAATCGTGGAGATCGCCTACGGGACGATCCTCTTCTCGACCGGACTCGCCCTCGTCGTGCTGGGGGTGGCATTCCGTTCCGCCCGCTCCTACGAGGTGCCCGCCTTCGGCGCGGCCATTCTGCTGCACGGCATCCGTGCCCTCGGCGACATCGAAGCGGTCCGCCTCGCCTCCGGCCTGCCCGACGCGGTCTTCGACTACAGCGGTCCCATCTGTCTGTACTTCGTCTCGGCCGCCGCCTACATCTTCCTGGAGCAGTACTGGGGTTCCGGGCTGTGGAACTCGTTCCGCCGCATATGGCAGTTCCACCTCGTCTTCGCCGTCGTCGCGACGGCCGTCGACTTGTACACCGCGGCTCCCGGCCACTCGATGGAGCCCTACGGCGTCCTCGTCGTGGTCTATCGCGTCGTCCTGGTCGTCAACCTCGTCACCGGGTCGCTCAAGACCCGCCCCGAGGACGTGTACGTCCTCTACGGTTTCGGAATCGTGGTGCTCTGCACGATCCACGACGTGCTGGTCACCGCCGGGGTCCTCGAGTGGACGGCGCGCGCCAGACCCTTGGGGGTCCTGGCGTTCATGGCCGGTCTCGGCTACTCCATCCTGCTGCGCGCCCGGGCCAACCAGCGCCAGCTCGGCACGCTCTCCACGCAGCTCCGGACCGCCCGCCAGATTCAGCAGTCGCTGCTGCCTCCCGAGAGCGTCCATCCGAGCACGTGCCGGCACGCGGTCCGCTATATCCCCATGGAAGCCGTGGGCGGGGACTTCTACGACTTCGTCCCGATCGACGAGCATCGCTTTGCAGTCCTGGTGGCCGACGTCACCGGTCACGGCATTCCGGCCGCCCTGATCGCTTCGATGCTGAAAACCGCCGCTGCCGCGCAGTCGCGCATCGCCGACGACCCGGCCGAGGTCGTACACGAGATCAACCAACGGCTGCACGATCAGCTCGACGCGCACCTGGTCACCGTCGTGTACGCCGTCGTCGATACGCAGGCGGGACGAATCGCGATCGCGAACGCCGGCCACCCGCCGCCCCTGCTCCGGCGTCGCGGCGCCTTTACCGTGCGCGAGATCGGAATCGCCGACGCCGCCATCGGCCTTCTGGCCGACGAGCGTTACGGCGCAACGCGGATGGCGCTCGAGCCGGGCGACCGGCTCCTGTTCTACACCGACGGCGTCACCGAGGCCGCCTCCCCCAGCGGCCGCCACTTCTCCGTCGAGCAGGTCAAGAGCACGCTCCGCGAGCGACCCGACGTCGACCTCGAAAGCTGGGCCGACTACCTGCTCGAAAAGGTCCGGCGGTGGACCGGCCGGCCGACGCTCACGCTCGACGACGACCTGACGCTGGTGGCCATCGACATCCCGTAG
- a CDS encoding 2-dehydropantoate 2-reductase: protein MRIAVMGAGGMGGYLGAKLARGGHDVALIARGAHLEALRRRGLRISGAESLEVSGLQATDRPAEIGAVDTVLFCVKLYDTDAAAELIRPLLGQATFVVTVQNGVESAARIAAVIGPERTLAGAAYFPANIAAPGEIAWLGRMAGKPLIAFGEPGGGSSPRAREFARACNRAGVEAAVFEDTERMIWEKFCLIAGSSAATALTRLPMGPVRSDPDARWVLVRAIDEAAAVGRALGVHLPDDVEERVLGFLDASPANGKTSQLVDLERGRRLELEWLSGTVVRLGSEQGVPTPVHRTVYAALKPYAGGKDRV from the coding sequence GTGCGCATCGCGGTGATGGGAGCCGGCGGCATGGGAGGCTACCTGGGCGCGAAGCTGGCGCGCGGCGGCCATGACGTCGCGCTGATCGCGCGCGGGGCGCACCTGGAGGCGTTGCGGCGTCGCGGGTTGCGTATCAGCGGCGCAGAATCCCTGGAGGTGTCCGGCCTCCAGGCGACCGATCGTCCCGCGGAGATCGGCGCCGTCGACACGGTGCTGTTCTGCGTCAAGCTCTACGATACCGACGCGGCCGCAGAGTTGATCCGCCCGTTGCTCGGGCAGGCTACCTTCGTGGTCACTGTACAGAACGGCGTCGAGAGTGCGGCCCGGATCGCCGCGGTCATCGGTCCGGAACGGACGCTGGCGGGCGCCGCCTACTTTCCCGCCAATATCGCGGCGCCGGGGGAGATCGCCTGGCTCGGCCGCATGGCGGGCAAGCCGCTGATTGCTTTCGGCGAGCCGGGAGGCGGTTCGAGCCCGCGCGCCCGCGAATTCGCGCGCGCCTGCAACCGAGCGGGGGTCGAGGCCGCGGTCTTCGAGGACACCGAGCGGATGATCTGGGAGAAGTTCTGTCTCATCGCCGGCTCGAGCGCGGCCACCGCGCTCACGCGCCTCCCGATGGGGCCGGTGCGGAGTGATCCGGATGCCCGCTGGGTGCTTGTCCGGGCGATCGACGAAGCGGCGGCGGTGGGGCGCGCGCTCGGCGTTCATCTTCCCGACGACGTGGAGGAAAGGGTGCTCGGGTTCCTCGATGCCAGCCCCGCGAACGGGAAGACCTCGCAGCTCGTCGACCTCGAGCGGGGACGGCGTCTGGAACTCGAGTGGCTGTCCGGCACCGTCGTCCGCCTCGGGAGCGAGCAGGGCGTCCCGACCCCGGTTCACCGCACAGTCTACGCCGCGCTCAAGCCGTATGCAGGCGGGAAGGATCGCGTGTGA